A portion of the Vespula vulgaris chromosome 24, iyVesVulg1.1, whole genome shotgun sequence genome contains these proteins:
- the LOC127072119 gene encoding serine protease gd-like isoform X1, with amino-acid sequence MFLLLSEVLVFKGYRIKIYKMISEIARCIFFVHHLLLLLNGAMAIELPCPEYFRYIRNDNFESMGQVEIPSPPRNMALHLKIELTVATSLPSKYVGRLELAQSKEESIRAIQQRRSLFYVVHFPISHPLPILTNIWFNEQLYCSGPRASGRIVTSIVLEHTLFPPRILTIPTNQENNLDAQPNFNDFIQFDQISFSPFIPETPSRLPTLPPPPPLLSPSPSPRPSPLLSSIPSKVLSEKKPLNNNDDECGRVNIQNSNINPLIAKGVKTSPGQWPWLVAIFVVKIQFEFHCTGTLVTNKHIVTVAHCTRLDDIILPASTMLVSLGRYRLRDWREKGSVNREVKEYTLHPDYKGDAKDPTADADLAIITLWEPVKFSDFIKPICLWSGSNDLRDIVGSRGYVIGWGQDEFGRYLTDPHMAIVPIVSQEDCLWSNAGFVAFTSNRTFCAGSRNGIGPCNGDSGSGLVIRKTDGRYQLRGVVSHSILDRNTMSCDLTHYVVYVDVAKHLDWIHSQITS; translated from the exons ATGTTCTTACTTCTATCGGAAGTTCTTGTCTTTAAAGGTTATCGTATTAAG ATTTACAAAATGATCAGCGAGATTGCAAGATGTATATTCTTCGTCCATCATCTATTGCTTTTGTTAAATGGAGCAATGGCCATCGAACTACCATGTCCGgaatattttcgttatattcGTAACGATAATTTCGAGAGTATGGGACAAGTGGAAATTCCATCGCCTCCAAGAAACATGGCGTTGCATTTGAAAATAGAGTTAACCGTGGCCACGTCATTACCTTCg aaatatgtTGGACGATTAGAATTGGCACAGTCGAAAGAAGAATCCATTAGGGCCATTCAACAAAGAAgatcattattttatgtagTTCATTTCCCGATAAGCCATCCATTACCGATCCTAACAAATATATGGTTCAATGAACAATTATATTGCAGTGGTCCACGTG CATCGGGACGAATCGTGACATCCATTGTTTTGGAACATACGCTTTTTCCACCAAGAATATTAACTATCCCTACGAATCAAGAAAACAATCTTGATGCACAACCAAATTTCAATGACTTTATACAGTTCGATCAAATTTCGTTTTCGCCATTTATACCAGAGACACCGTCGCGTCTACCGACAttgccaccaccaccgccattGCTATCGCCATCGCCATCGCCACGACCTTCGCCATTATTATCGTCAATACCAAGCAAAGtattatcagaaaaaaaacCCTTGAATAACAACGATGACGAGTGTGGTCGGGTTAATATCCAGAATAGCAATATTAACCCTTTAATAGCCAAAGGTGTGAAGACAAGTCCAGGTCAATGGCCTTGGTTGGTCGCTATCTTCGTTGTGAAGATTCAATTTGAATTTCATTGTACCGGTACTCTGGTTACGAATAAGCACATCGTTACAG TGGCACATTGTACAAGATTAGACGACATAATCTTACCAGCCAGTACAATGCTCGTTTCATTAGGACGTTATCGTCTACGAGattggagagaaaaaggatcgGTTAATCGAGAAGTGAAAGAATACACATTACATCCAGATTACAAGGGTGATGCTAAAGATCCAACTGCTGATGCTGATTTAGCTATAATAACATTGTGGGAACCAGTCAAATTTTCCGATTTTATCAAACCAATCTGTCTTTGGTCTGGATCAAACGATTTACGAGATATTGTTGGATCCAGGGGATATGTTATTGGCTGGGGTCAAGATGAATTTGGTAGATATTTGACTGATCCTCACATGGCTATTGTACCAATTGTATCTCAG gaAGATTGTCTTTGGAGTAACGCAGGTTTTGTCGCTTTTACATCCAATCGTACTTTCTGTGCTGGTTCTAGAAATGGTATTGGACCATGTAATGGTGATAGTGGAAGTGGTTTGGTGATACGTAAAACAGATGGACGTTATCAGTTACGTGGTGTTGTTTCACATTCCATTTTGGATAGAAATACAATGTCGTGTGATCTTACCCATTACGTTGTTTACGTCGACGTAGCGAAACATTTAGATTGGATACATTCACAAATAACTTCGTAA
- the LOC127072119 gene encoding serine protease gd-like isoform X2: MISEIARCIFFVHHLLLLLNGAMAIELPCPEYFRYIRNDNFESMGQVEIPSPPRNMALHLKIELTVATSLPSKYVGRLELAQSKEESIRAIQQRRSLFYVVHFPISHPLPILTNIWFNEQLYCSGPRASGRIVTSIVLEHTLFPPRILTIPTNQENNLDAQPNFNDFIQFDQISFSPFIPETPSRLPTLPPPPPLLSPSPSPRPSPLLSSIPSKVLSEKKPLNNNDDECGRVNIQNSNINPLIAKGVKTSPGQWPWLVAIFVVKIQFEFHCTGTLVTNKHIVTVAHCTRLDDIILPASTMLVSLGRYRLRDWREKGSVNREVKEYTLHPDYKGDAKDPTADADLAIITLWEPVKFSDFIKPICLWSGSNDLRDIVGSRGYVIGWGQDEFGRYLTDPHMAIVPIVSQEDCLWSNAGFVAFTSNRTFCAGSRNGIGPCNGDSGSGLVIRKTDGRYQLRGVVSHSILDRNTMSCDLTHYVVYVDVAKHLDWIHSQITS, from the exons ATGATCAGCGAGATTGCAAGATGTATATTCTTCGTCCATCATCTATTGCTTTTGTTAAATGGAGCAATGGCCATCGAACTACCATGTCCGgaatattttcgttatattcGTAACGATAATTTCGAGAGTATGGGACAAGTGGAAATTCCATCGCCTCCAAGAAACATGGCGTTGCATTTGAAAATAGAGTTAACCGTGGCCACGTCATTACCTTCg aaatatgtTGGACGATTAGAATTGGCACAGTCGAAAGAAGAATCCATTAGGGCCATTCAACAAAGAAgatcattattttatgtagTTCATTTCCCGATAAGCCATCCATTACCGATCCTAACAAATATATGGTTCAATGAACAATTATATTGCAGTGGTCCACGTG CATCGGGACGAATCGTGACATCCATTGTTTTGGAACATACGCTTTTTCCACCAAGAATATTAACTATCCCTACGAATCAAGAAAACAATCTTGATGCACAACCAAATTTCAATGACTTTATACAGTTCGATCAAATTTCGTTTTCGCCATTTATACCAGAGACACCGTCGCGTCTACCGACAttgccaccaccaccgccattGCTATCGCCATCGCCATCGCCACGACCTTCGCCATTATTATCGTCAATACCAAGCAAAGtattatcagaaaaaaaacCCTTGAATAACAACGATGACGAGTGTGGTCGGGTTAATATCCAGAATAGCAATATTAACCCTTTAATAGCCAAAGGTGTGAAGACAAGTCCAGGTCAATGGCCTTGGTTGGTCGCTATCTTCGTTGTGAAGATTCAATTTGAATTTCATTGTACCGGTACTCTGGTTACGAATAAGCACATCGTTACAG TGGCACATTGTACAAGATTAGACGACATAATCTTACCAGCCAGTACAATGCTCGTTTCATTAGGACGTTATCGTCTACGAGattggagagaaaaaggatcgGTTAATCGAGAAGTGAAAGAATACACATTACATCCAGATTACAAGGGTGATGCTAAAGATCCAACTGCTGATGCTGATTTAGCTATAATAACATTGTGGGAACCAGTCAAATTTTCCGATTTTATCAAACCAATCTGTCTTTGGTCTGGATCAAACGATTTACGAGATATTGTTGGATCCAGGGGATATGTTATTGGCTGGGGTCAAGATGAATTTGGTAGATATTTGACTGATCCTCACATGGCTATTGTACCAATTGTATCTCAG gaAGATTGTCTTTGGAGTAACGCAGGTTTTGTCGCTTTTACATCCAATCGTACTTTCTGTGCTGGTTCTAGAAATGGTATTGGACCATGTAATGGTGATAGTGGAAGTGGTTTGGTGATACGTAAAACAGATGGACGTTATCAGTTACGTGGTGTTGTTTCACATTCCATTTTGGATAGAAATACAATGTCGTGTGATCTTACCCATTACGTTGTTTACGTCGACGTAGCGAAACATTTAGATTGGATACATTCACAAATAACTTCGTAA
- the LOC127072241 gene encoding mitochondrial transcription rescue factor 1, which produces MNKIYNIIARRSIFQSTRLLCFCHQQVKLHYYVNHDIWMNNFIQDSSNLSIIKRFKHKKKNLKKAKVDDLESDEEDESDLELDESQSKSVISNIKVNSLRVDTIIKNGAGISRKNIETAFYESKIRINGKKVLKISTEVQVDDEIDIIRDRPNANLNQLIVSRIKILSITPISEAIRVKIAKDKNLLIEEYPS; this is translated from the exons atgaataaaatttataatattatcgcgAGACGATCAATCTTTCAGAGCACTCGTTTGCTTTGTTTCTGTCATCAACAAGTAAAACTTCATTATTATGTCAATCATGATATTtggatgaataattttatacaggATAGTtctaatttatcaataatcaaAAGATTTAAgcacaagaagaaaaatttg AAGAAAGCAAAAGTGGATGATCTTGAATcggatgaagaagatgaatcAGATTTAGAACTAGACGAATCACAGAGTAAATctgtaatatcaaatattaaagttAATTCTTTACGTGTAGAtactataattaaaaatggagCTGGTATATCACGCAA aaatatagagaCTGCATTTTATGAAAGTAAAATCCGtattaatgggaaaaaagtgCTGAAAATATCTACAGAg gTTCAAGTTGATGATGAAATTGATATTATCCGTGATCGACCTAATGCAAATTTAAATCAACTTATAGTATcacgaattaaaattttatcaattactCCAATATCGGAAGCTATTAGGGTTAAAATAgctaaagataaaaatttattaattgaagAATATCCTAGTTAA